One genomic window of Candidatus Kuenenia stuttgartiensis includes the following:
- a CDS encoding response regulator, protein MKTILVVEDDKNQRLWYKQELEREGYNVVTAGDGTDCIKMVDDYLPDIIVMDIVMPKMDGLESMGKILSEHRKIPVIINTAYSCYKASFLSWPADAYLTKSSDLKELKNTIRGILGENGGRI, encoded by the coding sequence ATGAAAACTATTCTAGTCGTAGAAGATGATAAAAATCAACGCTTATGGTACAAACAGGAATTGGAAAGGGAAGGGTATAATGTTGTAACCGCAGGGGATGGAACAGATTGCATAAAAATGGTAGATGATTATTTACCGGATATAATAGTAATGGATATTGTTATGCCTAAGATGGATGGACTTGAGTCTATGGGGAAAATTTTAAGCGAGCATAGAAAAATACCAGTCATTATCAACACGGCATATAGTTGTTATAAGGCAAGTTTTTTGTCATGGCCGGCCGATGCATACCTAACAAAATCATCTGATCTTAAAGAATTAAAAAATACGATAAGAGGAATCCTGGGGGAAAATGGGGGGCGTATTTAA
- a CDS encoding phosphoenolpyruvate carboxykinase domain-containing protein: MISTTSFENEIQSINRIVQYLKEAPNVINSTDWTLRRNAERHALFTQFGNIAVHSTVKNRSAKLTVCIGSPEVCQTSLHPLQTEIVNNLAKTLDSVELYIRKAPFVRINRNMGDNREFSPNCTIFVSIQRPEMIRLAYMAWAALFPPKQETEPKQYIIYIPEWQESARQIVVFPEISTTVVLGTDYYGESKKGFLRMAMWNAKQRGMLGLHAGAKIIKARGIDGGIKKYGMLILGLSGTGKTTHTCHTHDLSDEGEGIEILQDDVVFLKKDGSAYGSERGFYLKTEGLDAVSQPIIYKASISRNAIFENVMVDYEGNVFFDDYTLTSNGRGIMLRSDLHPYISESIDLPAIDEMDGLIVAFITRRHTVVPLAAKLTPEQAGAVFMLGESIETSAGDPKRAGESVRSVGTNPFIIGDKSYDGNWFYDFVKRNEGKVQCYQLNTGGVGEIIEKLPDGKKVTKRKVKRVEIVEMSAIIRGIVRGTIKWENDRHWNFASPAYVEGMDISNYRVEKFYNETSIAQQVSDLRRERIEYIKGFDKLNKEIVKAVETI; the protein is encoded by the coding sequence ATGATTTCAACCACATCGTTCGAAAACGAGATTCAGTCAATAAACAGGATAGTACAATATTTAAAAGAAGCACCAAATGTAATTAATTCCACTGATTGGACATTGCGGCGTAATGCAGAAAGGCACGCTTTGTTTACACAATTTGGAAATATTGCAGTCCATTCTACCGTAAAGAATCGCAGCGCTAAATTAACCGTGTGCATAGGAAGTCCTGAAGTATGTCAAACGTCTCTTCATCCCCTACAAACAGAAATAGTGAATAATCTCGCAAAAACATTGGATTCTGTTGAATTATATATAAGAAAAGCGCCATTTGTCAGGATTAACCGGAATATGGGTGACAATCGTGAATTCTCGCCGAATTGTACTATTTTTGTCTCCATACAACGTCCGGAAATGATCCGCCTGGCATACATGGCATGGGCCGCTCTCTTCCCGCCAAAGCAGGAAACAGAGCCGAAACAATATATAATATATATCCCAGAGTGGCAGGAGAGTGCCAGGCAAATAGTAGTCTTTCCTGAAATAAGCACTACGGTTGTCCTGGGGACGGATTATTACGGCGAATCCAAAAAAGGGTTCCTGAGAATGGCTATGTGGAATGCTAAACAAAGGGGGATGCTTGGTCTCCATGCCGGCGCTAAGATTATAAAAGCAAGGGGAATTGATGGCGGCATAAAAAAATACGGGATGCTTATTTTGGGGTTGAGCGGTACGGGCAAAACAACCCATACATGCCATACACATGATTTGAGCGATGAGGGAGAGGGTATTGAAATATTACAGGATGATGTGGTATTTCTCAAAAAAGACGGCTCTGCTTATGGCTCAGAACGCGGGTTTTATTTAAAGACGGAAGGATTAGACGCTGTCTCTCAACCAATTATCTACAAGGCCTCAATATCACGGAATGCCATCTTTGAAAATGTCATGGTTGATTATGAAGGAAATGTTTTTTTCGATGACTATACACTAACGAGTAACGGTCGTGGGATTATGCTCCGGAGTGATTTACATCCGTATATTTCAGAGAGTATTGATTTACCGGCTATTGACGAAATGGATGGATTAATTGTTGCATTCATTACACGCCGCCATACGGTTGTTCCTTTAGCGGCGAAACTTACTCCGGAACAGGCAGGAGCAGTATTCATGCTTGGAGAATCGATTGAAACGTCCGCTGGCGACCCGAAACGAGCGGGGGAGTCTGTCCGTTCCGTTGGAACAAATCCATTTATCATAGGAGATAAATCCTATGATGGAAACTGGTTTTATGATTTTGTAAAGCGAAATGAAGGTAAGGTGCAATGTTACCAGTTAAATACAGGTGGAGTAGGGGAGATTATTGAAAAACTGCCGGATGGAAAGAAGGTAACAAAGCGCAAGGTGAAGCGTGTAGAGATTGTAGAAATGTCAGCGATAATCCGGGGCATTGTTCGCGGAACAATTAAATGGGAAAATGACAGGCATTGGAATTTCGCGTCGCCTGCATACGTTGAAGGTATGGACATTTCCAATTATAGGGTTGAGAAATTTTACAATGAGACAAGTATTGCGCAACAGGTGTCTGATTTGAGGCGTGAGCGGATTGAATACATTAAAGGGTTTGACAAATTAAATAAAGAAATTGTTAAAGCGGTAGAGACAATATAG
- a CDS encoding ribonuclease HI family protein, which produces MEKIKLQALSALISRYVDRKRLIRENPHITNEMIDIFFQKGSGDSEAGTSIASSPHSLSPNKKFHTLVIHTDGASRGNPGKAGAGIAIFDGNYHLVEEIGKFLGEATNNVAEYEAMILAAQKAVSYYPGKVVFKTDSELLVRQVKGIYRVKNPTLISLHKKLMTLFKTLPLWEISHVPREENSLADTIANRAIDSAS; this is translated from the coding sequence ATGGAAAAAATAAAGTTGCAGGCGTTATCAGCTCTCATATCCCGATACGTAGACAGAAAAAGGCTCATCCGGGAAAATCCACATATCACAAATGAAATGATTGATATTTTTTTTCAAAAGGGCTCAGGGGACAGTGAAGCGGGAACATCCATTGCCTCATCCCCTCATTCTTTATCACCAAATAAGAAATTTCATACATTAGTTATTCATACAGACGGCGCTTCGCGTGGAAATCCGGGAAAGGCGGGAGCTGGCATTGCAATTTTTGATGGCAATTATCATCTTGTTGAAGAAATCGGTAAATTTTTAGGAGAAGCCACCAACAATGTAGCGGAATATGAAGCCATGATTCTTGCCGCCCAAAAAGCCGTCTCTTACTATCCCGGCAAAGTAGTTTTCAAAACTGACAGCGAACTGCTGGTACGGCAGGTAAAGGGCATCTATCGGGTAAAAAATCCTACGCTGATATCTCTCCATAAAAAACTCATGACTCTTTTTAAAACGCTGCCATTGTGGGAAATATCTCATGTTCCCAGAGAAGAAAATTCTCTTGCAGATACCATTGCCAACAGAGCGATTGACTCCGCATCATAA
- a CDS encoding ABC transporter ATP-binding protein, with protein sequence MSNPTVNDNNHTLLQAINIYKEYKSGEQILPVLREISLSVEKGEIVVIVGASGAGKSTLLHILGALDTPTSGSLLYKGNDVSRLSPSKQAELRNRVFGFVFQFYHLLPDFTALENVLLPCFIGKQFSKNAPSKENFHNRAVSLLERVGLGGRLTHKPHKLSGGEKQRVAIVRALINQPELLLCDEPTGNLDTQTGDGIRDMIWGLNKTMHQTVVIVTHDQGMADQADRVIKITDGRIIY encoded by the coding sequence ATGTCAAATCCAACTGTTAACGATAACAACCATACGCTATTACAAGCTATAAATATATACAAAGAATACAAAAGCGGTGAACAAATATTACCCGTCTTGCGAGAAATATCCCTGTCGGTTGAAAAGGGTGAAATTGTTGTAATCGTAGGTGCTTCAGGCGCCGGGAAAAGCACATTATTACATATCCTAGGGGCTTTGGATACACCGACTTCCGGCTCTTTACTTTACAAAGGGAATGATGTATCCCGGTTAAGTCCGTCAAAACAAGCTGAATTGCGCAACCGCGTTTTTGGTTTCGTTTTCCAGTTTTATCATCTTCTGCCTGATTTTACTGCATTGGAAAATGTTTTGCTACCCTGTTTTATAGGAAAACAATTTTCAAAAAATGCGCCGTCAAAGGAGAATTTTCATAATCGGGCAGTTTCTCTCTTGGAAAGGGTAGGGCTTGGTGGTCGATTAACACACAAGCCGCATAAATTGTCCGGAGGAGAAAAACAACGGGTAGCAATTGTACGGGCACTTATCAATCAACCTGAATTGTTATTATGCGATGAACCTACGGGAAATCTTGACACACAAACGGGCGATGGAATCAGAGACATGATATGGGGATTGAACAAAACCATGCATCAAACAGTTGTCATTGTTACGCACGATCAAGGCATGGCAGACCAGGCAGACCGGGTTATTAAAATAACAGACGGCCGCATTATCTATTAA
- the ilvE gene encoding branched-chain-amino-acid transaminase codes for MGLKVYISGKLFPKEDAKISVFDHGLLYGDGVFEGIRVYNQNIFALDEHIDRLYNSARAIDLTIPITKPEMVKAIKDTLEANKQTDAYIRIVVTRGTGKLGLDPNKCSTPEIIIITDMIELYPKALYENGLEIVTVTTIRNHYSSLDPKIKSLNYLNNILAKIESIRSNAGEALMLNKDGYVAECSGDNIFIFKNDTLLTPPESASILIGITRNCVMKLAKDMGITVREELMTRYDLYFADECFLTGTAAEIIPVVKIDGRTIGTGKPGKITLDLLARYRLLTTK; via the coding sequence ATGGGATTAAAGGTTTATATAAGCGGTAAATTATTTCCAAAAGAAGACGCCAAAATATCCGTATTTGACCATGGACTTCTTTATGGCGATGGTGTTTTTGAAGGCATACGTGTTTACAATCAAAATATATTTGCGCTGGATGAACATATTGACAGACTTTACAATTCTGCCAGAGCCATTGACCTTACCATACCCATAACAAAACCGGAAATGGTAAAAGCAATAAAAGATACTTTAGAAGCAAATAAACAAACTGATGCTTACATAAGAATTGTTGTTACCCGCGGTACCGGAAAACTTGGCCTTGATCCCAATAAGTGTTCCACTCCGGAAATTATTATCATTACAGATATGATAGAATTATACCCTAAAGCCCTTTATGAAAACGGACTGGAAATAGTTACGGTAACTACCATAAGGAACCATTACTCTTCCCTGGACCCAAAAATCAAGTCTCTTAATTATCTGAATAATATCCTGGCGAAAATTGAATCGATACGGTCAAACGCAGGCGAGGCATTGATGCTCAACAAAGATGGTTATGTGGCAGAATGTTCCGGGGATAATATTTTCATTTTTAAAAATGACACGCTTCTCACTCCTCCGGAAAGTGCCAGCATATTAATTGGCATTACAAGAAACTGCGTCATGAAACTCGCAAAAGATATGGGAATTACCGTAAGAGAGGAATTAATGACGCGATATGATTTGTACTTTGCAGATGAATGTTTTTTAACAGGAACTGCCGCGGAAATTATACCGGTAGTAAAAATCGACGGGCGAACGATAGGCACGGGCAAACCTGGAAAAATCACTCTCGACCTATTGGCACGTTATCGCCTGCTAACGACAAAATAA
- the lspA gene encoding signal peptidase II, with translation MKKKISFVITIVSGIFADIVSKWYVFSQPDRFKKITIIPGFLNIIQSENKGIVFGMFPGKANIFILLSLLAIAAILFIYIKSDKNIFSSNVALGLILAGAIGNLWDRIWFKCVRDFIDLHLGEKYHWPTFNVADGLICVGISLMVFASFSPSKHKKSGQ, from the coding sequence ATGAAGAAAAAAATTTCGTTTGTCATTACTATTGTAAGTGGCATTTTTGCTGATATTGTTTCAAAATGGTATGTTTTTTCTCAGCCAGACCGGTTTAAAAAAATAACGATCATTCCCGGGTTTCTAAATATAATACAAAGCGAAAACAAAGGGATAGTCTTTGGGATGTTTCCCGGGAAAGCCAATATATTTATCTTACTTTCTCTTCTGGCTATTGCGGCAATTTTATTTATTTATATTAAATCAGATAAAAATATCTTTAGTTCGAACGTTGCTTTAGGGCTTATTCTGGCGGGTGCTATTGGAAATTTGTGGGATAGGATATGGTTTAAATGCGTGAGGGATTTTATTGATTTGCACTTGGGCGAAAAATATCATTGGCCCACCTTCAACGTAGCGGATGGCTTGATTTGTGTAGGTATTTCGCTAATGGTCTTCGCCTCATTTTCTCCTTCAAAGCATAAAAAATCAGGGCAATAG
- a CDS encoding TraR/DksA family transcriptional regulator, protein MKDEYAPYRKLLLSLREKLVGKVDYMQEETLKKSRQDASGDLSNVPIHMADVGTDNYERELMIELMQSGEDSVRSIDDALERIEEGTFGICEACEKKINRERLKAVPYASLCVNCQREEELGNI, encoded by the coding sequence ATGAAGGATGAATACGCACCTTACAGGAAGCTGCTCCTTTCGCTAAGGGAAAAATTGGTTGGAAAGGTTGATTACATGCAGGAAGAGACATTGAAAAAATCAAGACAAGATGCATCGGGGGATTTATCAAACGTTCCTATCCATATGGCAGATGTTGGTACAGACAACTATGAGCGGGAGCTGATGATTGAGCTTATGCAGAGCGGAGAAGATAGCGTGCGAAGCATAGATGATGCATTGGAAAGGATAGAAGAAGGCACCTTTGGCATATGTGAAGCATGCGAGAAGAAAATTAACAGGGAACGATTGAAAGCGGTCCCTTATGCAAGTCTTTGCGTAAATTGTCAAAGGGAAGAAGAACTTGGCAACATCTAA
- a CDS encoding NAD(P)H-binding protein encodes MQVAILGATGCVGHSLIKKLITANDHNIIAACRSENKTVNGLVSERLTWRTVNLEYPESIRDFLQGAEVLVYLVHSLKSSGFESLDKMYAQKTGEAASKTEIKKIIYLSGIIPKHEKLSHHLKSRRETGEALAAHGISVGEVRASVLLGTCSASYRMVYYLAKRLPIMITPKWLNSLCAPIALEDAVEVLEKSIKRDIKGHEIFEIGSDIMHYRDLLSLCGKSIHGYANVILPVPFFAISLSSLWVEFVTGVPNSIARALAESLINDSVYSNNRFKEITGHAPKPVEDALKECAEQMKKEREERIASFGLKKGG; translated from the coding sequence ATGCAAGTAGCAATTCTTGGAGCGACAGGTTGTGTTGGGCATAGCCTCATAAAAAAACTTATTACCGCCAATGATCATAATATAATTGCCGCATGCAGATCCGAAAACAAGACCGTCAACGGTTTGGTTTCTGAGAGATTGACGTGGAGGACGGTGAATCTGGAATATCCTGAAAGTATTAGGGATTTTCTTCAAGGCGCTGAAGTTCTGGTATATTTGGTACATTCTCTAAAATCTTCCGGATTTGAGTCTCTTGATAAAATGTATGCTCAAAAAACGGGGGAAGCGGCGTCTAAAACAGAGATAAAAAAGATTATATATTTAAGCGGTATTATTCCAAAGCATGAAAAACTTTCGCACCATTTGAAGAGCAGGAGGGAAACAGGGGAAGCGCTTGCAGCACACGGGATAAGTGTGGGTGAAGTCCGTGCAAGCGTCCTGCTGGGTACCTGCAGCGCCTCGTACAGGATGGTATATTACCTTGCGAAGCGTCTCCCCATAATGATAACGCCAAAGTGGCTGAATTCACTGTGCGCCCCCATTGCGCTTGAAGATGCCGTTGAAGTGCTTGAGAAGTCGATTAAAAGGGATATAAAAGGACATGAAATCTTTGAAATAGGATCGGATATAATGCATTATCGTGACTTGTTGTCCCTTTGCGGAAAATCGATACATGGTTATGCAAATGTCATTTTACCCGTGCCATTTTTTGCTATTTCGTTATCGTCTCTCTGGGTAGAGTTTGTAACAGGCGTCCCAAATTCTATTGCGAGGGCGTTAGCAGAAAGTCTTATAAATGATTCAGTCTATTCAAACAATCGATTTAAAGAAATTACCGGACATGCTCCCAAGCCGGTAGAAGATGCACTGAAGGAATGTGCGGAACAGATGAAGAAAGAGCGGGAAGAACGTATTGCATCGTTTGGCTTGAAAAAAGGTGGGTAA
- a CDS encoding RluA family pseudouridine synthase has product MAILYEDEDILVIDKPAGLLTMGTDTNKTKTAYYMLNDYVRKGCVKSRKHVFIIHRLDRDASGLLLFAKNIRSKLNLQSQWQNTEKKYLTVVHGRLAKKAGTISTYLAENKAQVVYSTSDTKKGKLSHTVYRVLKETKYFSLLEIKLLTGRKNQIRVHLTEQGYPIVGDKKYGKEKGAYKRLALHAYSISFKHPFSGKPITFETKAPGYFNKLVGGIDGEDKPLQTSEE; this is encoded by the coding sequence TTGGCAATACTTTATGAAGACGAAGACATACTGGTGATAGATAAACCGGCAGGTCTTTTAACCATGGGTACGGATACAAATAAGACAAAAACCGCTTATTACATGCTCAATGATTATGTGCGTAAGGGATGCGTTAAATCCAGAAAACACGTTTTTATTATTCACCGCCTTGATCGTGATGCTTCAGGACTGCTTCTTTTTGCAAAGAATATAAGGTCAAAGCTTAATTTGCAGAGCCAATGGCAGAATACGGAGAAGAAATATCTGACGGTAGTTCATGGCAGACTTGCAAAGAAAGCAGGAACTATCAGCACATACCTGGCGGAGAATAAAGCTCAGGTTGTGTATTCCACGTCTGACACAAAAAAAGGGAAATTGTCCCATACTGTGTATAGGGTTCTTAAAGAAACCAAATACTTCAGTTTGTTGGAAATTAAACTTTTGACCGGCAGAAAGAATCAGATACGGGTACATCTTACCGAACAGGGATACCCGATTGTGGGCGATAAAAAGTATGGAAAAGAAAAAGGGGCTTACAAACGGTTAGCGCTCCATGCGTATTCGATATCTTTCAAACACCCGTTCAGCGGAAAGCCGATTACTTTTGAAACAAAGGCGCCAGGATATTTTAATAAACTGGTGGGTGGTATAGATGGTGAGGATAAACCTTTACAAACCAGTGAAGAATAA
- a CDS encoding calcium/sodium antiporter, producing the protein MLLFLIGGFVILMIGAEALVRGGSSLALRLGITPLVIGLTIVAFGTSSPELAVSIQAALNGNDSIALGNIIGSNIVNIGLILGVAAIIHPISVQAQVVRREIPIMIVVSIVIWALLMDGQLQYWDGILLTIGIIVYVYYCYYQARKEKEPSVQREYAEGIPIIKGRMWIPVGLIVIGLGMLIGGGTLFVKGAVELARYFGVREAIIGLTIVAVGTSMPELATSVVAAIKKEGDIAIGNVVGSNIFNILGILGIASLAHPITRKNFNIVDFGVMGLYALVLLPFAWSRFSLDRWEGALLLAGYGGYIYYLLHNIPPV; encoded by the coding sequence ATGTTGCTGTTTCTTATTGGCGGTTTTGTGATTTTAATGATTGGCGCCGAAGCCCTTGTCAGGGGAGGTTCGTCGCTGGCATTGCGTTTGGGTATTACGCCACTGGTAATTGGGTTAACCATTGTAGCATTCGGAACAAGTAGTCCGGAACTTGCAGTAAGCATTCAAGCTGCCCTCAATGGTAACGACTCTATTGCTCTGGGGAATATAATTGGTTCTAATATTGTAAATATTGGCCTCATCCTTGGCGTAGCTGCCATTATTCATCCAATATCGGTGCAGGCACAAGTAGTTCGAAGAGAGATTCCCATTATGATTGTTGTATCCATAGTAATCTGGGCACTTCTTATGGATGGGCAATTGCAATATTGGGACGGCATATTGCTGACAATTGGAATTATTGTGTATGTTTACTATTGTTACTATCAGGCACGCAAAGAGAAGGAACCATCTGTTCAACGTGAGTACGCAGAGGGAATCCCAATAATTAAAGGAAGGATGTGGATTCCTGTGGGGTTGATTGTAATAGGCCTTGGTATGCTTATTGGTGGTGGGACATTATTTGTTAAAGGCGCTGTGGAATTAGCAAGATATTTTGGAGTACGTGAGGCGATTATTGGGCTGACAATTGTTGCGGTAGGAACCAGCATGCCTGAATTAGCAACTTCGGTGGTTGCCGCTATTAAAAAAGAGGGAGATATTGCAATTGGTAATGTAGTGGGTTCTAATATATTCAATATTCTTGGAATATTAGGCATTGCCTCTCTGGCACATCCAATAACAAGGAAGAATTTCAATATTGTTGATTTTGGCGTCATGGGATTGTACGCCCTTGTGTTGCTCCCCTTTGCATGGTCGAGGTTTTCACTGGACAGGTGGGAAGGCGCTTTGTTATTAGCTGGTTACGGTGGTTATATTTATTACCTTCTCCACAACATTCCTCCTGTATAA
- the pyrI gene encoding aspartate carbamoyltransferase regulatory subunit — protein MKQLDVSAIKDGSVIDHIDSKSTLKVADILNIKAEEDVVLVGMNLSSKCLGKKGIIKIGGKILDQKEVNKIALIAPNATVNIIKDYEVVKKFEVIVPEMIEGIVKCFNPNCISNYGNIKTRQHLLRKNPIKLRCYYCERVMSANDIVLI, from the coding sequence ATGAAACAGTTAGACGTTTCCGCTATCAAAGACGGTTCGGTAATCGATCATATCGACAGCAAGAGCACGTTAAAAGTCGCTGATATCTTAAACATAAAGGCCGAAGAGGACGTGGTCCTTGTTGGCATGAACTTATCAAGCAAATGCCTGGGTAAAAAAGGTATTATAAAGATCGGGGGAAAGATACTTGACCAGAAAGAGGTGAACAAAATTGCCCTTATTGCCCCGAATGCCACGGTAAATATTATCAAAGATTATGAAGTGGTGAAGAAGTTTGAAGTCATAGTGCCTGAGATGATTGAGGGTATCGTAAAGTGTTTTAACCCAAATTGTATAAGTAACTATGGCAACATTAAGACACGACAACACCTCCTCCGTAAAAATCCCATAAAACTGCGATGCTACTATTGTGAACGTGTTATGAGTGCAAATGATATTGTGCTTATTTAA
- the pyrB gene encoding aspartate carbamoyltransferase, with product MSFKQRDIISILHFNKEEILYILDVTKRMEQTDYSQILKGKVLSVLFFEPSTRTRLSFEAAMKRLGGMVIGFAESGATSIAKGESFSDSLKTIEGYCDVVVLRHYLEGAAQLAADIVNVPVINAGDGSNQHPTQTFLDLYTILKTKGILEGLKIGFLGDLKYGRTVHSLAYALAYFGAEMYFISPPNLRMPNDCMEELKKRRVTCHEAESLQGIGKQLDVIYCTRIQEERFADPIEFEKVRGIYRLSKPMIEGLGVKDDLKIMHPLPRVDEMDESLDGTNYAVYFDQVRNGVPVRKAILAAVLGATE from the coding sequence ATCAGTTTCAAACAAAGAGATATTATTTCTATCCTCCATTTCAATAAAGAAGAGATTTTATACATTCTTGACGTCACGAAAAGAATGGAACAAACCGATTATTCCCAAATCCTGAAGGGGAAGGTACTGTCAGTGCTGTTTTTTGAGCCTTCCACAAGGACCAGGTTAAGTTTTGAAGCCGCAATGAAACGACTCGGCGGTATGGTAATCGGGTTTGCGGAGTCTGGCGCCACGTCCATTGCTAAGGGCGAATCCTTCAGCGATTCGTTAAAGACAATTGAGGGATATTGTGACGTTGTTGTTCTTCGCCACTATCTTGAAGGAGCTGCACAGCTTGCCGCAGATATTGTTAATGTGCCGGTGATTAATGCCGGTGACGGTTCCAACCAGCACCCAACCCAAACGTTTCTCGATCTTTACACCATTCTAAAAACAAAAGGCATTCTTGAGGGGCTAAAAATTGGCTTTTTAGGAGACCTTAAATATGGCAGAACGGTACACTCTCTCGCCTATGCCCTTGCCTATTTCGGAGCAGAAATGTACTTTATCTCTCCACCTAATTTAAGAATGCCGAATGATTGTATGGAAGAACTGAAGAAAAGGCGCGTAACATGCCATGAGGCAGAATCCCTGCAAGGTATCGGGAAACAACTTGATGTGATTTATTGCACGCGGATCCAGGAAGAGCGTTTTGCCGACCCAATAGAGTTTGAAAAGGTACGTGGGATTTACAGGTTGAGCAAACCCATGATTGAGGGATTGGGGGTAAAGGACGATTTAAAGATAATGCATCCTTTACCGCGTGTGGATGAGATGGACGAAAGTCTTGATGGGACAAATTATGCGGTATATTTTGACCAGGTGCGCAATGGCGTGCCGGTGCGAAAGGCTATTTTGGCAGCAGTATTGGGCGCAACAGAATGA
- a CDS encoding tetratricopeptide repeat protein — protein MAETPSKLDFIKVYDWLVCNIDKEGLMRENERIDMAATEAYKPLPGDLKRVGEWRHVRKEGAIATWARILRLSYFALAIAIFIGNAYAGSGENMAEIDTCKQAVIAKPDDPEAHFKLGNAYAKSGMYTEAIEAYKQAIRIEPDYADAHCKLGAVYAKSGMYTEAIEAFKQAIRIKPDYVGAHLGLGISYDESGMHQEAIAAYKQAIRIEPDFAGAHNNLGAAYAESGMYREAIEAFIQAIRIKPDDVGAHFGLGAACLILNERGSALEQYKILKDLDAEAANKLFDLIYK, from the coding sequence ATGGCTGAAACACCAAGTAAGCTGGATTTTATCAAGGTCTATGACTGGTTAGTCTGTAACATCGACAAGGAGGGATTAATGAGAGAAAACGAACGCATAGATATGGCAGCAACAGAGGCTTATAAACCACTACCAGGTGACCTAAAAAGGGTAGGGGAGTGGCGGCACGTAAGGAAAGAAGGGGCAATTGCGACATGGGCAAGAATCTTACGTCTTAGTTATTTCGCCTTGGCCATCGCGATATTCATTGGCAATGCCTATGCCGGGTCAGGTGAGAATATGGCCGAAATAGATACATGCAAACAAGCCGTAATAGCTAAACCCGATGATCCGGAAGCTCATTTTAAGCTTGGCAATGCCTATGCCAAGTCAGGCATGTATACGGAGGCAATAGAGGCTTACAAACAGGCGATAAGGATTGAACCTGATTATGCAGATGCTCATTGTAAGCTTGGTGCTGTCTATGCCAAGTCAGGCATGTATACGGAGGCAATAGAGGCTTTTAAACAGGCGATAAGGATTAAACCTGATTATGTAGGCGCTCATCTTGGTCTTGGCATTTCCTATGACGAGTCAGGCATGCATCAGGAAGCAATAGCGGCTTACAAACAGGCTATAAGGATTGAACCTGATTTTGCAGGCGCTCATAATAATCTTGGTGCTGCCTATGCCGAGTCAGGCATGTATAGGGAAGCAATAGAGGCTTTTATACAGGCTATAAGGATTAAACCTGATGATGTAGGCGCTCATTTTGGTCTTGGTGCTGCCTGTTTGATATTAAACGAGAGAGGCTCTGCCCTAGAACAATATAAGATACTCAAAGACCTTGACGCTGAAGCGGCCAATAAGTTGTTCGATCTGATTTATAAATAG
- a CDS encoding ribbon-helix-helix domain-containing protein, with protein MRDEPGKFFNFLMPYSQYEELRGLARKTDLPMAEIIRQAVRSVLESGGRVRLKKPCA; from the coding sequence ATGAGAGACGAACCGGGTAAATTTTTCAATTTTCTGATGCCTTACAGCCAATATGAGGAATTGAGGGGTTTGGCGAGAAAAACGGATTTACCGATGGCTGAAATAATCCGTCAGGCTGTGCGGTCGGTGTTGGAGTCAGGCGGGCGGGTTAGGCTGAAAAAGCCATGCGCTTAA